The Branchiostoma lanceolatum isolate klBraLanc5 chromosome 1, klBraLanc5.hap2, whole genome shotgun sequence genomic sequence CACTCTAGCACACCTGCAGGAGTTCCAGGACACATTCCAGTGCAGGCCAGGTGACCAGATGTACAAGGAGGACAGGTGTGATGTGTTCTAGTTGCACATGGAGGATGGCACAGAGGTGCAGACCGGTGGTGGTCAACATCATTGGCTGTATaccatactgtaattcttgatttgttaatggtaATTTAACTTTAGCTACTTTAGGCCACGCcagtttaatttgttgcttttcGGAATACCCTGTCCTGTTCcccattttggaaaaaaataattgGGTCACTATTACCCTTctcaaattttaactcccaattttactatttgttcagttgtaaacttaatagccaccaaaatagattatacctaaaaagtgtggtcatattgatcatattgagttataatttttcatttattcaaactatttctcaatatcaatccatatattacatggcaaaaggtaattttgttactgaaattatagtactagatcaaagtaTGAAAGAAACCTCGCTCTGtcgcttcaatttttttctgaaaaaaatccgagaagcaacaaaataaaatggtgtggccttaacagtcactagtcagtcgctaaaatttcatcatcgaaaatatttgattactaacatttgagacagtgatgtttgttttcaCCACTtaaattaaatgcagtgaactactccctttaaccccaaccgctaaaattaccgaCCGCTatattaaatggattttcaGTAATCAACCAGTTGTGGCATCACATTATATAATTGTAGCTGCTACATAATCAATTTTGGCATGTACTTGATAATTTCCTCTTATGGTCATTAGGGTCTTGTATAATTCATGTACATTATGGTCACAAGGGTTAACCACATGGTTACACAGCAACGAAAATAATGTGCCAGTGGTTTAAACTGCAGAGGATGGTGCAGAGGCTATACCACATACAGATCTGTTTAGAGTAGCCAAGCACTGTCCATtcctacaaaatatacattagGCTGCTGGTGGGCTAATCCTAATTATTGCTGAACAACTTGTTGATAATTATTTGTTGAAAAGTAGGTTTGGGTTTAAGGACTTATTAAGGGTCTGATCAAAATGCAAGTCACTACAGGTCTAATAGATGAAGTATTGGGATTCTATTtagaagagagagagaatgcCTCAGTCAGTAGAGGTTATTGGTCTTCTCTACTTTCTCTGGGAGATTGCTTCATTATATTTGTCGGGGCAAAAGAGAAAGATATTAGTTGTAATAAGTAATACCTATTTGAACAAATGTTAGTTATCAATGACGATGCACACAATCAGTAGTATTACACCACGTTTTATTGCCAAACTAAGACTGCTACCACATGTATGGTCCTATGATAGCATTTCCTGAACAACACCTAACAAAAACTACATAGCTGCCATACAATCTTATCATAGTCAAACAGAAGTGCTTCTACTGGTGAGTTACAGACTATTGACTGTGCCTTCCAAGACTGAATTATGACTTTTTACTATGCATGTGGGTCACCCTTCATTATGACAAAACTATACAATACTGGTCTACTGCACTTAGCTACTGGTACAGTATTGATACAGCTGTAATTCTTGTCTCTTTCACAGTAAGCATTTCTGTATATTCCCTTATAGTATGATATTgcaaataaaatacattttatggtATTACCAGTACATGGAAAGGGGATAAAATCAGTAAATTTCTGAATCAAAATTATAAAAATATCTCTAAAGTATATGATTCTTTAGAAAAGgttttgtcagatttgacagatttgagtgttttgttgttgttgtagataTGTTGTCTGATATGAATTGCAGGGCGTTGTCACATCATAGTAACTTCTAAATGATACTTtgattcaatctataccactggaatACAATACGAAAATACCAGACGTTAAGGAATTTACTGACATTTATCAATCAGTGACAAAAGACCTTAGATaaacatctgaaacatctgatgtttttatattgtaatccagtggtatagattgaattagaATATCATTAGAAGTAGGATAATATTCACAAATGTACCATACTAAGGTCCTAATTTGTGTCAATGCTTGTAAGTGAATCCAAACCGTCTTGAGTCTTCACAGTGTGCCACAGAAAGATTTTCCATTAAATCCTGTAACACACTCATCAGGTATTGTTGTCCATGTTAATCTGTGCACAACCATGTAAGAGGGTAATAAGTACCGAAaataattttatcaggttggtggAACATACTATTAGGatatttggattttttttttacacaaccaggaatctcacctgctgacgtttcggtgtctgtcagtgatgaaccgagacgaggggggatacaagctcagccacgtttgggattgcgttcttgccgcaaaagcgccacctacatcggctacttatagcggccaGAAGAAGTACTCCAGTCAAAAGCTCTGAataaggtgtctgacagacaccgaaacgtcagcaggtgagattcctggttgtgtaaaaagaaactccaaatatccaagGTAATATACTTCTGGGCTCCACTGATGGCTTGTCAGTTGACGTGACATGTACACTGTGAGACAAGCAAGGTGGTGTGATCTACAGACACTCCACAGAACTTAAAGTGTAGGCACACATTGTCAAATAAATCTAAACTGCACACCTTACAACTTCTTGTGGAAGTGTATTGTTGATAACTTTTGGTATTTTTTTGTTATCTGTTACAGGTTAACTCAAAGGAGCACTTTTGTCCAGAAAGGAATGTTTTTCTCCAATAGAttataattttaggaagtaaaaaatgcatttgatttaatttgtaTCCAATTAATtgtctattggaaaataacacccccttcttgAGTTTTGTGCTCTTTCAAGGGAAGCACATTTTTCAACTAGTATTATGCATTTCATACCCACTGAATTGCACACATTACTTTTTACTCAGGTAATGAAATTGATATGGCACTATGTGAGCTGTAGAGAATGATGGGTAGCAACATTTTACACCATTCTGCTACGACTTTAAACAATCGTTGACAGATCTAAGTTTTTATCGCTCACACACTTGGATATCACACTGGACTGCTCCAAATTGCGCTAGGAAATTGTGCTGACTTTGCAAATTTTTGCCCAAAATCCCTTCCGGTCACACTGCCATGCAATGCAAAGGTAAAAtatgtgacctctacaaacaaaatggccgcactTGGAATGCCACATTCTCAGCATTGGCTCCAAGtcagataactttattggaaatcacagTTTTTTTTCCCACTGATCAGAATTAGAAACCAAATGATCAAGATTCagcaaaaagagatttgcagtaaTTGTACTGTTTTGCACTCATTTTGCGAAATTTGtggaatttaaaaaacaaaattgcaatTTAAGGTGACAAATTgtcaattgtttgttttgtttgtttgtattgcatacccggtaaaccgcctcaggGCGTAACAGTAACTAACACATCGGgtctgtactgaacagtacaagctgcatatccgggcagatttatatgatctacacacaccaggaaggacccctactcttttcgataagcgtgttgagttctttaacgtgcttgagatgtggctctcctcaaacacgggacctccatttaacgtcctatccgagggacgtccctaaccgaagctaggtactactcattttcacctgagtaaagtgaggaaagtcatgttaagtgcctttcccaagggcacaacgtcaacgggacaaatcagggaaccccggattcgaacccggtatcacTGCGCCACCACGACGCCAATAAATTGGTGCCGGTTTGCACCACTTTTAAATTACCTTTCGCAATATGGTCCAGTCCAGTGACATACCTgctttacatgtaggtacataaTTTCTTTATGTACATGAACACTTGAAAGACACATTTTCACAGACGTTCCTGAGATGGTTCAATCCGTCCATCTATAGCACTGGTGATACTGCCATATATTTATGATTATTTTACTATTTTCAGGGAAAGTCAAACCAGCAGGttgaacaaaaatacaaaaatatattgtgAGCTTACTACACTAATGCATAAAAGGTTTCTATAATTGTTACACACTTAACAATCTATTAAAATCAATTGCACATTCCCATCTATAGTAAAAACAGCCACCCACATTTGCCATTCCACAGACTATATGCTTAATGTTGCTTACAGTAATAGCTGCTTGAATCAGAATCAAACGCAACTTTaataaggccatattgatttgactatatggatgacatcctctgaacaACCTAGATCCGATGCAAGGAAAATAAGGTAACTGAAATTATTGAAtgagttcagaagaacacatgttaattttcaaattgttcaggtacaggtacaggtaccggtacagaggacctgtacctgtacctgaacaatttgaaaattaacatgtgttcttctgaacttcttcaataatttcAGTATCtctattcaaagaaaacaactactagtaggtttcctactgccaaactcccttgcccttgatatcaaaactcccggccggCCTGAATGATCtattgcatattagttacgctgttccaaggtgtcactttggtcacgtttggcgttgcatgaggccatgaggttaggagatcagtcacaaaataagcacatacttggagtaaatttatatcggtacagtaccggtacttcatgatccggtattttggacctgtacctaatcagtttttacggtacagtaccggtacacagtaccggtacacagtaccagtacgcagcactagttagGCCCCCAAACTGTTTCCTTCATTATGAGATGTAAGTAGTCAAAAAGGTTGAATAGataactgaacacacagaacatgatAATTACCAAACCATAAACAAATTAATTCtttaattttgttctttcacatcttctttgacttgaGAACTTTCAAGTTGGTATTCTATAATATTCCTCATATTGCATCTTTTTGCAGCAGGATTAACAGTGGTGGCGACTATATTTTTGGGAAACGGAGACAAAATTGATGCAGGCATGaaagtcatccatataatcatgtCAGCATggactaaggccacaccaatttaatttcttggttaacggaatttaaaacaaaatgctagattggaaaatcaacatgaaaacagaatctcagaggaaactttgcactttgttgcacacagtttcagggagtgaacagggtcaggtgcaagttttcaccccagccttctgttttcatgatgtccttgtgctaaaatgaaaaataaaaatctgtttaccaagaaatcaaattggtgtggcctaatgcgtATTGCAAAAAAGGTTTTAATTGTTACACACTGATTGCAAAAACTTAGATATAGTGGCCTTAGTATCAATTGTTTGATATGATGCAAATTTAAGTACCTTCCTTTCCCCCTATTTACTGTCACCATCACTATCTACATCAGAAAACATGGCGTTGTACAACACTTCTTGCTGGTTCAACAGGTGATATCTGGTTGTCTTCTGTCTCAGCAGATCAAACTTTTTTCGTATAAGACCTACAACAAGAAGAAAAGATAAATTCAGTTCTGTCGCAAGTGCTGACTGACAGTCGCACAAACACTGCTATCCCAGGTGTTGAATATGATCTAAACTAAAaaagctgtccttggtgctgactcacagtcacacaaacactgctgtccctggtgttgaataTGATCTAAACTGAAAAAGatgccttggtgctgaaagataTTTACATAAACAcggctgtccctggtgctgactgacaGTCAGACAAACACTGCTGCCGCTGGTGCTAAATGACAGTCACACTACCACTGCTGTCCTGGGCCTGCCactaaatgacattcacacaaataatgctgtccctggtgttgaataCCAGTTAAACTGAcacagctgtccctggtgctgaatgacattcacacaaacactacTATCACTGATGTTGGATGACATTCACACAAATACTGCTATGAATCACAGGTGTTGGATACTAGTTATACTGACAcagctgtccctagtgctgaatgacattcacacaaacactgatGTTCCCGGCGTTGAATACTATTCATACAGACAcagctgtccttggtgatgattgacattcacacaaacactgtTGTCCCTGGAGTTGAATACCATTTATACTGAAACAGCTAAATGACAGTCACAcaaacactgctgtccctggcgTTGAATATGATACTGACATAgttttccttggtgctgaattgaaagatattcacacaaacactgctgttcctggtgctgaataacacgGCACTGCTGCTGAATGACAtccacactgacactgctgtccctgatgctgaatgATAGTCACACAAACACTGCTGTTCCTGGTGTTGAATATGATCTAAACTGAaatagctgtccttggtgctgaaatataTCCACAtaaacactgctgtccctggtgctgactgacaGTCACACAAACATTGCTGTCTCTGGCGCTAAATGACAGTCACAGTaccactgctgtccctggtgttgaataCCATTTATACTGAcacagctgtccctggtgctgaatgacagtcacacaaacactgctgtccctggtgttgaataCCATTCATACTGAcacagctgtccctggtgctgaatgatattcacacAACCAccgctgtccttggtgctgaatgacattcacacaatCACTGCTATCCCTGGCGCTGAATACCATTTATACTGACACAGCTGTACCTGGTGCTGTATGACATTCACAAAAACACTGCTGACCCTGGTGTGGAATACCAGTTATACTGAAACAGCTGTCCCTGTGACATTCACAGTATCACTGCTGTCTCTAgttgctgaatgacattcacaccagcactactgtccctggtactgaataacaATTACACTATACAGGCaacactttttttttgtttagtaAGTAGATTGACCAAATGAATTGATGTCTACAAGTATGATATATCAAAAGGTTATCAATATCTCACTCACCAATATCTactaggtaacaattagatgtctCCAGGAACATTTCTGCAGAATTCTTGGAATGTCAGCCAGGATTATTGTACTGTCAGCCAGAATATGGGCAAACTGTATATTACATTAGAATGAAAGACGTTTCCTTCAGTTATTGGTATCATGATGTAACATCATCAGTATCAGAGAGCAATATTTTGTCTTCCCAAAGGAATGTCAAGGTTTTCCAGATTTAGAGTGTTTTTCAAGAGTTATAGTGTCACCTGTTACTAACATCTCtacccctggtgctgaatgactcaCACACTAACACTGCCGTCCTTGATGCTGAATGACATCCACACTTACAAATCTCAGAGCCCATGCAAATACCTTCCTGAATAATGGACTTACCTGGTATACTTAGCTTTTCCTTTGGGGCCTGCTCCCAATCCTTGTAATTAACAGTCTCCACTTGTTTGAACATTTCTCCTTGCATCTTCTTCCTCCAGAGTTTTGTATGATACACTGCACCACTTAGGAGTCCAAGCAGGAATACCAGGCTGCCCAATGCCCAGTACGCCTGGTCCTGGTGAAAACCCTCCAGCCCATTTGTGGTCATGCTTTGGTTGACTTGATGACTATGTGGAGTTCTTTGTGTCATCTTGTCTGTTGGAAGTTTTTGTGTACTCTGTGTAAATGTTTGTTGAGTTCGGACTGCAATTTTTGGACTGGAATTTTTCCGTACAGTACCAGAGTGGTGAACGTTAGTTAGACCTGGGTTTGCAGACGCTGTTGATGTACTAGTATACGTGTGGCTTACTTGTGTTGTAGCTCTACTGGATGCCATCTGTGGTACTGGTAGGGAGAACTGTTTCCTCGCTGTTGTCGATGGAGTCAAAAGTTTGCCTCGTTTGGACATGACCATATTTTTCACAAACTCAGAATCTGTTACAAGCCTTCTGCTACCAGCTAATCTTGCTGGACTACCATCCGTGGGCCCAACTGTATGTGGTTCTAATCCGTCAGACCCTATGTGGACTTGTACGGCCATGTCTGGTACCTCTGTGTGTGTCGTGTTTGTAACTGGGGTGGTACTAGTTGCTTCAATGTCTGGGCAGATGACGGACTCCTGTTCGTCTGACACGATGTCGGCAGCCTGGAGGAGCCAGTGGGAGTACTGTCCATCTCTGGTCTCCGTGCTCTCTTCACCAGACTGGAGGGCATGCTCCACAATCCAGCCCTGCACCTGAGGAGTGGTAaggtatacatatagaataaaaCATGACGGTGTGTTCCGTACCACCCGTGATATGACCCTCAGTATAGAGCTGAGACCGAGAGTGATGCACAATACACTGTGATGTATTCAATTTCATATTATAACAGACAGAAAGGTATTACAATATCAGTACGCCATTCACGCCCATATCCTcactacaaaaaatgccattctcgttttttcttgttttttctttgttgaagaaaaattatcttccagaaagaaaattattctgtgtgcaagaataagaacgaataaggaaatgtcagtgaggacgtaaggaATATAaaatttttcttagaatatttttctctgaccaagttgttttttctcacacataggTGACtaaaacctcgaaataaattttcttgttgttatgattcttctttggcacagaattttcatctaagatatataaatttcagaggaaaatattctaagaaaaagtttatatttgttacgtcctcactgacatttccttatttcttctgtcctcaagaataaatttcttacacctagaatgagtttcttgcactaagagtgaggttcttgaaataggaatacctttctgtcctcaagaatgaatttcttacatctagaatgagtttcttccactgagagcgaggttcttgaaataggaatacctttctgtcctcaagaatgaatttcttacatctagaatgagtttcttccactaagagcgaggttcttgaaataggaatacctttctgacctcaagaatgaatttcttacacctagaatgagtttcttccactaagagcaaggttcttgaaataggaatacctttctgacctcaagaatgagtttcttacacctagaatgagtttcctccactgagagtgaggttcttgtagtaggaatacctttctgtcctcaagaatgaatttattacacctagaatgagtttcttgcactaagagtgaggttcttgttgtaggaatacctttctgtcctcaagaatgaattccttaaacctagaaacagtttcttgaatcAAGATGgaggtcttgaatcaagaataccattt encodes the following:
- the LOC136420269 gene encoding uncharacterized protein — encoded protein: MVVTRKKVGVMIIVLTLCLFGCVGEEDVRGRHATHEEDDDVNVRHAQKTQDVCDDGKTGIAVDLQDIKFECEDEKYYPVYDEMSPSRSNCSRPKEPLHKCMRDTITYTQRIPHSGMHRPKWARYGTYRYLPPQRWLHNIEHGAVVALYDPCAPRVQVDVLKQTVRRCLRKHIITPYTQLTQTYPFALSAWGCTMEMAHINVTEVQGWIVEHALQSGEESTETRDGQYSHWLLQAADIVSDEQESVICPDIEATSTTPVTNTTHTEVPDMAVQVHIGSDGLEPHTVGPTDGSPARLAGSRRLVTDSEFVKNMVMSKRGKLLTPSTTARKQFSLPVPQMASSRATTQVSHTYTSTSTASANPGLTNVHHSGTVRKNSSPKIAVRTQQTFTQSTQKLPTDKMTQRTPHSHQVNQSMTTNGLEGFHQDQAYWALGSLVFLLGLLSGAVYHTKLWRKKMQGEMFKQVETVNYKDWEQAPKEKLSIPGLIRKKFDLLRQKTTRYHLLNQQEVLYNAMFSDVDSDGDSK